A genomic segment from Streptosporangium roseum DSM 43021 encodes:
- a CDS encoding NAD-dependent epimerase/dehydratase family protein, with protein sequence MTRTLVTGSAGRFGRSVVTALAEAGHEVIGVDTAPGTPSVAAAVLPADLTDLGEAFGVMSRFRPDAVVHLAAIATPFSRTDSFTFRVNTQLAFNVCETATGVGVERIVIASSPTVIGYGTAGWTPSYLPIDEDHPVAPWNAYSLSKLVAEQVMGTFARGSKAMLAAVRPCFVVAPEEWAGAPTQSGHTIAERLDRPEIAGVSLFNYIDARDASELVLTLLDKLPELPNGEVFFASAADALAREPLAGLLPRINPATAGLAAGLTGSAPAFSSAKAGRLLGWQAKRSWRTEIGA encoded by the coding sequence ATGACACGCACTCTGGTCACCGGGAGCGCCGGGCGGTTCGGCCGCAGCGTGGTCACCGCGCTGGCCGAGGCCGGGCACGAGGTGATCGGCGTGGACACCGCGCCGGGCACCCCCTCCGTGGCCGCCGCCGTGCTTCCCGCCGACCTGACCGACCTGGGCGAGGCCTTCGGGGTGATGTCGCGGTTCCGCCCCGACGCCGTGGTGCACCTGGCCGCGATCGCCACCCCGTTCAGCCGGACCGACTCCTTCACCTTCCGGGTCAACACCCAGCTCGCGTTCAACGTGTGCGAGACGGCCACCGGGGTCGGGGTCGAGCGGATCGTGATCGCCAGCAGCCCGACGGTCATCGGGTACGGCACCGCGGGCTGGACCCCCTCCTACCTGCCGATCGACGAGGATCACCCGGTCGCCCCCTGGAACGCCTACAGCCTGTCCAAGCTGGTCGCCGAGCAGGTGATGGGCACGTTCGCGCGCGGCTCGAAGGCGATGCTGGCGGCGGTGCGGCCGTGCTTCGTCGTCGCGCCCGAGGAATGGGCCGGCGCGCCCACCCAGTCCGGGCACACGATCGCCGAGCGGCTGGACCGGCCGGAGATCGCCGGGGTGTCGCTGTTCAACTACATCGACGCCCGCGACGCCTCCGAGCTGGTGCTGACCCTGCTGGACAAGCTGCCCGAACTGCCCAACGGCGAGGTGTTCTTCGCGAGCGCGGCCGACGCGCTGGCCCGCGAACCCCTGGCCGGGCTTCTCCCCCGGATCAACCCCGCCACCGCGGGACTCGCCGCCGGACTGACCGGCTCGGCCCCCGCTTTCTCCTCCGCCAAAGCCGGCCGGCTGCTCGGCTGGCAGGCCAAGCGGAGCTGGCGCACAGAGATTGGAGCCTGA
- a CDS encoding mandelate racemase/muconate lactonizing enzyme family protein — MITELRTTLRTVPLPRPWGAGVPANHVITVELTLADGRTGTGFSWTPQIGARAVQALLDNEIREAVIGLEPHPEVVWDRLWRHLREAGGGGLTTIALAGVDLALWDLRCGDAGLVETLGRRRDSVPVYGSGVNLHYSPEELVAQAGRWRAAGYPAVKVKVGRDSLREDVARVAAVREVIGPDTLLMVDANQRWDLPRARRAIAALAEYDLHWVEEPLPADDVTGQARLRAGVDVPIAVGESAYSVYEFRDLLVAGACDVLQPNVVRVGGITPLLRIAELARTFDVPVYPHLLPEISGQLALALPLPCMAEEVEDASFAALGLIAEPYPVLVEKGELRAGGHRGLGLRWRVT; from the coding sequence ATGATCACAGAACTGAGGACGACGCTGCGGACCGTGCCGCTGCCCCGGCCGTGGGGAGCCGGCGTGCCCGCCAACCACGTGATCACCGTCGAGCTGACGCTGGCGGACGGACGGACCGGGACCGGGTTCTCGTGGACCCCGCAGATCGGGGCCCGAGCCGTACAGGCGCTGCTGGACAACGAGATCCGCGAGGCCGTCATCGGCCTCGAACCGCACCCGGAGGTCGTCTGGGACCGGCTCTGGCGGCACCTGCGGGAGGCGGGCGGCGGCGGGCTGACCACGATCGCGCTGGCCGGGGTGGACCTGGCGCTGTGGGACCTGCGCTGCGGCGACGCCGGTCTGGTCGAGACCCTCGGGCGGCGGCGCGACAGCGTCCCGGTGTACGGCAGCGGCGTGAACCTGCACTACTCGCCGGAGGAGCTGGTCGCGCAGGCCGGGCGGTGGCGCGCGGCGGGGTATCCGGCGGTGAAGGTCAAGGTGGGCCGCGACTCGCTGAGGGAGGACGTGGCGCGGGTCGCCGCGGTGCGCGAGGTGATCGGGCCCGACACCCTGCTCATGGTCGACGCCAACCAGCGCTGGGACCTGCCGAGGGCCCGGCGGGCGATCGCGGCGCTGGCGGAGTACGACCTGCACTGGGTCGAGGAACCGTTGCCCGCCGACGACGTGACCGGGCAGGCCCGGCTCCGCGCCGGCGTCGACGTTCCGATCGCCGTCGGGGAAAGCGCTTACTCCGTCTACGAGTTCCGGGACCTGCTGGTCGCCGGGGCCTGCGACGTCCTGCAGCCGAACGTGGTGCGGGTCGGCGGGATCACCCCGCTGCTCAGGATCGCCGAGCTGGCCAGGACGTTCGACGTGCCGGTCTACCCGCACCTGCTGCCGGAGATCTCCGGCCAGCTCGCGCTGGCCCTGCCGCTGCCGTGCATGGCCGAGGAGGTCGAGGACGCCTCCTTCGCCGCCCTCGGCCTGATCGCGGAGCCGTACCCCGTTTTGGTCGAGAAGGGCGAGCTGCGGGCCGGCGGCCACCGCGGCCTGGGACTGCGCTGGAGGGTGACGTGA
- a CDS encoding carbohydrate ABC transporter permease, with translation MTVQTVHRPRLAASAPEPRLRGGERNKVSRWQIWVPLGLYLLFTLVPFYWMLVFAFRPRGSSSLLPWPITFDNFATVWNELGFAMFFKNSLMVGAASLIMTTVIALAGGYALARYEFRGKRLFMLGMLCTQFIPGAMMLIPLFEIFRTLGLVNSLWSLVIAETVFQLPLSLILISGFIKNVPVELEQAAWVDGCGRLRAFFAVVLPLLRPALVAVGSFAFIHSWNNFLFALMFVNEQEKFTVPVGLAYTLGEFSVDFGALAAGGVVAAVPVVLVFAVIQRYLVQGMSAGAVKG, from the coding sequence ATGACAGTCCAGACGGTCCATCGGCCGCGGCTGGCCGCGTCCGCACCGGAGCCCCGGCTCAGAGGTGGCGAGAGGAACAAGGTCAGCCGCTGGCAGATCTGGGTCCCGCTCGGGCTCTACCTGCTGTTCACGCTCGTCCCCTTCTACTGGATGCTGGTGTTCGCGTTCCGGCCCCGGGGTTCGAGCTCGCTGCTGCCCTGGCCGATCACGTTCGACAACTTCGCGACGGTCTGGAACGAGCTCGGCTTCGCGATGTTCTTCAAGAACAGCCTGATGGTCGGCGCCGCCTCCCTGATCATGACCACGGTCATCGCGCTGGCCGGCGGCTACGCCCTGGCCCGCTACGAGTTCCGCGGCAAGCGGCTGTTCATGCTCGGCATGCTCTGCACCCAGTTCATCCCCGGCGCCATGATGCTGATCCCGCTGTTCGAGATCTTCCGGACCCTCGGCCTGGTCAACTCGCTGTGGAGTCTGGTGATCGCCGAGACGGTCTTCCAGCTCCCGCTCTCCCTCATCCTGATCAGCGGCTTCATCAAGAACGTGCCGGTGGAGCTGGAGCAGGCCGCCTGGGTGGACGGCTGCGGCCGGCTGCGCGCCTTCTTCGCCGTGGTGCTGCCGCTGCTGCGCCCGGCGCTGGTCGCGGTCGGCTCGTTCGCCTTCATCCACAGCTGGAACAACTTCCTGTTCGCGCTGATGTTCGTCAACGAGCAGGAGAAGTTCACGGTGCCCGTCGGCCTCGCCTACACGCTGGGCGAGTTCAGCGTCGACTTCGGCGCGCTGGCCGCGGGCGGCGTCGTCGCCGCCGTGCCCGTCGTGCTGGTCTTCGCCGTCATCCAGCGCTACCTGGTGCAGGGCATGTCGGCCGGAGCGGTGAAGGGGTGA
- a CDS encoding TetR/AcrR family transcriptional regulator — MGNREDLLAGAKRCLYEKGYTRTTARDIAAASGVSLAAIGYHFKSKEALMNTALFQAMQEWGDEIERALTAGTDPGATPAERFEATWDQVIASFAAHRPVWATQFELIAQIDRLPEIREQLAASMDAARLGLAEMFQSIGVPLGEAPPGETASGEAGAGATGDERARVVGSLYQAMLSGVLAQWLVDPGQAPSGRDLADALRIVGGTMNADRARRP; from the coding sequence ATGGGAAATCGTGAGGACCTCCTGGCCGGAGCCAAGCGCTGCCTGTACGAGAAGGGATACACCCGCACGACCGCGCGCGACATCGCCGCCGCCTCCGGCGTCAGCCTGGCGGCCATCGGCTACCACTTCAAGTCCAAGGAGGCGCTGATGAACACGGCGCTCTTCCAGGCGATGCAGGAGTGGGGCGACGAGATCGAAAGGGCTCTGACCGCCGGCACCGACCCCGGGGCGACGCCCGCCGAGCGCTTCGAGGCCACCTGGGACCAGGTGATCGCGTCCTTCGCCGCCCATCGGCCGGTCTGGGCCACCCAGTTCGAGCTCATCGCCCAGATCGACCGCCTGCCGGAGATCCGCGAGCAGCTCGCCGCCTCGATGGACGCCGCCCGTCTCGGACTCGCCGAGATGTTCCAGAGCATCGGCGTCCCGCTGGGGGAGGCGCCCCCGGGGGAGACGGCCTCGGGGGAGGCCGGAGCGGGGGCGACGGGCGACGAGAGGGCACGGGTCGTCGGCTCGCTCTACCAGGCGATGCTGAGTGGCGTGCTGGCGCAGTGGCTGGTCGACCCCGGCCAGGCCCCCTCGGGCCGCGACCTGGCCGACGCGCTGCGGATCGTCGGCGGGACCATGAACGCCGACCGGGCCCGCCGCCCCTGA
- a CDS encoding ABC transporter substrate-binding protein — protein sequence MTARSKHLAVLATALMLGTGLAACGSDDAGSPGGKTTITFWDDNGGPARTPVWQHIIAEFQKANPTITVKYVGIPIAQAQQKYDTAIAGGGLPDVGGVSTAMLSSLVAQKALEPLDGRISGGALNGRLNDQVVTSVKATVPDGKTYMVPMSTNMGVFWYRTDWFGEAGLEPPRNWGDFFTATEKLTDTAKNRYGFTIRGGAGSIAQMLEVVYGQSGITEIFDADGKATVNDPKNVAALEKLAGLYKKVTPEADVSNDYVKMVAQFDGGNIAIMQHNLGSFNDHVKTLGKDKVAAMAVPKSDGGVQAILSNPVSGIGLFASGEKKDAAYKFAEFAASKAMNSHWAEKTGVLPANTEVNGEAWIQGLPHIAEAVKVLNDPATKVVQMPYYLPEFNAITKTDMEPEFQKVLQGTLPAKDFLDAFAAKLTEAQASYKQRNGG from the coding sequence ATGACAGCACGCTCTAAGCACCTGGCGGTCCTGGCCACGGCGCTCATGCTCGGCACCGGACTCGCCGCGTGCGGGTCGGACGACGCGGGTTCCCCCGGCGGCAAGACCACGATCACCTTCTGGGACGACAACGGCGGCCCCGCCCGCACCCCGGTGTGGCAGCACATCATCGCCGAGTTCCAGAAGGCGAACCCGACGATCACCGTCAAGTACGTCGGCATCCCGATCGCCCAGGCGCAGCAGAAGTACGACACCGCCATCGCCGGCGGCGGCCTGCCCGACGTGGGCGGTGTCTCCACCGCGATGCTGTCCAGCCTGGTGGCGCAGAAGGCGCTGGAGCCGCTGGACGGCCGGATCTCCGGCGGGGCGCTGAACGGCAGGCTGAACGACCAGGTCGTCACGTCCGTCAAGGCCACCGTGCCCGACGGCAAGACCTACATGGTGCCGATGTCCACCAACATGGGCGTGTTCTGGTACCGGACGGACTGGTTCGGGGAGGCCGGGCTGGAGCCGCCCCGGAACTGGGGCGACTTCTTCACCGCGACCGAGAAGCTGACCGACACCGCCAAGAACCGCTACGGCTTCACCATCCGCGGCGGCGCGGGCTCGATCGCGCAGATGCTGGAGGTGGTGTACGGCCAGTCCGGCATCACCGAGATCTTCGACGCCGACGGCAAGGCGACGGTCAACGACCCGAAGAACGTCGCGGCCCTGGAGAAACTGGCCGGGCTCTACAAGAAGGTCACCCCCGAGGCGGACGTCAGCAACGACTACGTGAAGATGGTCGCCCAGTTCGACGGCGGCAACATCGCGATCATGCAGCACAACCTGGGCTCGTTCAACGACCACGTCAAGACGCTGGGCAAGGACAAGGTGGCGGCCATGGCCGTGCCGAAGTCCGACGGCGGCGTCCAGGCGATCCTGTCCAACCCGGTCTCGGGGATCGGGCTGTTCGCGAGCGGCGAGAAGAAGGACGCCGCCTACAAGTTCGCCGAGTTCGCCGCGTCCAAGGCGATGAACAGCCACTGGGCGGAGAAGACCGGCGTGCTCCCGGCCAACACCGAGGTGAACGGCGAGGCCTGGATCCAGGGGCTGCCGCACATCGCCGAGGCGGTCAAGGTGCTCAACGACCCGGCGACCAAGGTCGTGCAGATGCCGTACTACCTGCCGGAGTTCAACGCGATCACCAAGACCGACATGGAGCCGGAGTTCCAGAAGGTCCTGCAGGGCACGCTGCCCGCCAAGGACTTCCTGGACGCGTTCGCGGCCAAGCTGACCGAGGCGCAGGCCTCCTACAAGCAGCGCAACGGCGGCTGA
- a CDS encoding DUF6807 family protein encodes MTGRIPAGSGAGTARGGGTAPVRVVLAGAHGHGWWHLSNLRRLHSAGTVEFAGVCDLRPVEGLPEGVEFSGDLAELIGRTGAEVTILCTPIQTHADLAVRALRAGSHLLLEKPPAATFAGYERIAAVAGETGLACQVGFQSLGSEAVPAVRKMIADGVVGRVTGIGAAGAWERSYPYYSRVPWAGRRRLDGVPVVDGALTNPLAHAVATALAVSGAGIDGIEVELYRANAIEADDTSCVRLRMDDGTAVTVAVSLCADRRHEPYLIVHGETGRIRLTYTEDRVEIGGTSVTHPRTDLLENLVAHVRDGADLLVPLERTAGFMRVLEAVRLAPDPLPIPERFQEVGEERRVLPGIARVTAESAERLALYSELGLPWALAAGTAGNPTPAERRTAVTVTAEREAPAGPPDLSGAGTVALDVSGVRVAEYVVRAEVPVTSSPRPYLHPVRTLGGTAVTEVAPADHVHHLGVSVAVSDVGGANFWGGRTYVRDRGPAWLGDHGTQRHLGFSRRDPAGFGESLAWVGPDGTELARETREVRATGMDGCWALDFSFTLTNLTGDPLPVRSSATKGRAGAGYGGFFWRAPGSARDRRVFTEDAEGEDAVHGSRAPWLAMSSAEWTLVFVQRADPWFVRVVDYPGAGPALAWDTPLLVEDTLTRRVVTVVADGPLSRSAAAALASEVSP; translated from the coding sequence GTGACGGGGCGGATCCCGGCGGGGAGCGGCGCCGGAACCGCGAGGGGAGGCGGCACGGCGCCGGTCCGGGTGGTGCTGGCCGGGGCGCACGGGCACGGCTGGTGGCACCTGTCGAACCTGCGCCGGCTCCACTCGGCGGGCACGGTCGAGTTCGCCGGAGTGTGCGACCTGCGGCCGGTCGAGGGGCTCCCGGAGGGCGTGGAGTTCTCCGGTGACCTGGCCGAGCTGATCGGACGGACCGGCGCCGAGGTGACGATCCTCTGCACGCCGATCCAGACCCACGCCGACCTGGCGGTCAGGGCGCTGCGCGCCGGATCGCACCTGCTGCTGGAGAAACCGCCCGCCGCCACGTTCGCCGGCTACGAGCGGATCGCCGCGGTCGCCGGGGAGACCGGGCTGGCCTGCCAGGTGGGGTTCCAGAGCCTCGGCTCGGAGGCGGTCCCGGCGGTCCGGAAGATGATCGCGGACGGGGTGGTCGGGCGGGTCACCGGGATCGGCGCGGCGGGCGCATGGGAGCGCTCCTACCCCTACTACTCGCGGGTGCCGTGGGCCGGGAGGCGCCGGCTGGACGGCGTGCCCGTGGTGGACGGCGCGCTCACCAACCCGCTGGCGCACGCGGTGGCGACCGCGCTCGCCGTCTCCGGGGCCGGGATCGACGGGATCGAGGTCGAGCTCTACCGGGCCAACGCGATCGAGGCGGACGACACCTCCTGCGTGCGGCTGCGCATGGACGACGGGACCGCGGTGACGGTGGCGGTCTCCCTGTGCGCGGACCGGCGGCACGAGCCGTACCTGATCGTGCACGGCGAGACCGGCCGGATCAGGCTGACCTACACCGAGGACCGCGTCGAGATCGGCGGGACCTCCGTGACGCATCCCCGGACCGACCTGCTGGAGAACCTGGTCGCGCACGTCCGCGACGGGGCGGACCTGCTGGTCCCGCTGGAGCGGACCGCCGGGTTCATGCGGGTCCTGGAGGCCGTACGGCTGGCGCCCGACCCCCTGCCGATCCCCGAGCGGTTCCAGGAGGTCGGCGAGGAACGCCGGGTCCTGCCCGGGATCGCCCGGGTCACGGCGGAGAGCGCGGAGCGCCTGGCGCTCTACTCGGAGCTCGGACTGCCCTGGGCCCTCGCGGCCGGGACGGCCGGGAACCCCACCCCGGCGGAACGGCGCACCGCGGTGACCGTGACGGCGGAGCGGGAGGCCCCGGCGGGACCGCCGGACCTCTCCGGGGCCGGGACTGTGGCGCTCGACGTCTCGGGGGTGCGGGTGGCCGAGTACGTCGTGCGGGCCGAGGTGCCGGTGACGTCGTCGCCGCGACCGTACCTGCATCCGGTGCGGACACTGGGCGGGACGGCCGTGACGGAGGTCGCCCCCGCCGACCACGTGCACCACCTGGGGGTGAGCGTGGCGGTCTCCGACGTGGGCGGGGCCAACTTCTGGGGCGGGCGCACCTACGTCCGCGACCGGGGACCGGCCTGGCTGGGAGACCACGGGACGCAGCGGCACCTCGGTTTCTCCCGGCGGGATCCCGCCGGGTTCGGGGAGTCGCTGGCCTGGGTGGGGCCGGACGGCACCGAGCTCGCCCGTGAGACGCGCGAGGTCCGCGCCACGGGGATGGACGGGTGCTGGGCGCTCGACTTCTCCTTCACGCTGACGAACCTCACCGGCGATCCGCTGCCGGTGCGGAGCTCGGCCACCAAGGGACGTGCCGGGGCGGGCTACGGCGGGTTCTTCTGGCGGGCCCCCGGCTCCGCCCGGGACCGCCGGGTCTTCACCGAGGACGCCGAAGGCGAGGACGCCGTCCACGGATCGCGGGCCCCCTGGCTCGCCATGTCGTCGGCCGAGTGGACCCTGGTCTTCGTCCAGCGGGCGGACCCCTGGTTCGTCCGGGTCGTGGACTACCCGGGCGCGGGCCCCGCGCTCGCCTGGGACACGCCGCTGCTCGTCGAGGACACCCTCACCCGCAGGGTCGTCACCGTCGTCGCGGACGGACCGCTGAGCCGTTCCGCCGCCGCGGCGCTCGCCTCGGAGGTCTCGCCGTGA
- a CDS encoding 5-dehydro-4-deoxyglucarate dehydratase, which translates to MDLSGVLFFPVTPFDAGGALAGDVLAEHLRRGLEHRPGGVFVACGTGEFSALSEAEHARAVRIATETVGGRVPVLAGAGGPIGAALAQARAAGDAGADGLLLMPPYLASGPREGYAAYVAAVSEVLPTIVYQRGPVVLDPEQAVELARLPGVVGIKDGVGDIDRMQRTVLAVREERPDFLFFNGLPTAELTMPAYRGIGVELYSSAVFCFAPEIATAYLNGDERLIKEFYAPLVRLRDKVPGYAVSLVKAGVRHRGLDVGGVRPPLVEPSAEHLDELVRLIKSGLALVGAQ; encoded by the coding sequence ATGGATCTCAGCGGAGTGCTGTTCTTCCCGGTCACCCCGTTCGACGCCGGCGGCGCCCTGGCCGGGGACGTGCTGGCGGAGCACCTGCGGCGCGGGCTGGAGCACCGGCCGGGGGGCGTCTTCGTGGCCTGCGGCACCGGCGAGTTCTCCGCGCTGTCGGAGGCCGAGCACGCACGGGCGGTGCGGATAGCGACCGAGACGGTGGGCGGCCGGGTACCGGTCCTGGCGGGAGCCGGCGGCCCGATCGGCGCCGCGCTCGCCCAGGCCCGCGCGGCCGGGGACGCCGGCGCCGACGGCCTGCTGCTCATGCCGCCCTATCTGGCGAGCGGTCCGCGCGAGGGCTACGCGGCCTACGTCGCGGCGGTCTCCGAGGTGCTGCCGACGATCGTCTACCAGCGCGGCCCGGTCGTGCTGGACCCCGAGCAGGCCGTCGAGCTGGCCCGGCTCCCCGGCGTGGTGGGGATCAAGGACGGCGTCGGCGACATCGACCGGATGCAGCGGACCGTGCTGGCCGTACGGGAGGAGCGGCCGGACTTCCTGTTCTTCAACGGGCTGCCGACGGCCGAGCTGACCATGCCCGCCTACCGCGGCATCGGCGTGGAGCTCTACTCCAGCGCGGTGTTCTGCTTCGCCCCGGAGATCGCCACCGCCTACCTGAACGGCGACGAACGGCTGATCAAGGAGTTCTACGCCCCGCTGGTACGGCTGCGCGACAAGGTGCCCGGCTACGCGGTGTCCCTGGTCAAGGCCGGGGTGCGGCATCGCGGGCTGGACGTGGGCGGGGTCCGCCCGCCGCTGGTCGAGCCCTCCGCCGAGCATCTGGACGAGCTCGTGCGACTGATCAAGTCGGGTCTGGCCCTGGTGGGTGCCCAATGA
- a CDS encoding pectate lyase family protein produces the protein MKRAVALTAVLSLAVLAAPPASATPAPRLAPPASYPGPDLGRRTLPANDGWAAEGPGTTGGAAAPAANVHTVSTRTGLAAALAAPSPKIIYIRGTVGTDRTCADYTTGGYTLDAYLAAYDPAVWGRDTEPAGPLEDARAASAARQTANIKLKVGSDTTIVGLGKDATIRGVNLHVDKADNVIIRNLTFEDTADCFPQWDPTDGAEGNWNSLYDNISVTGSTHVWADHNTFTDGDNPDSGQPLYFGRPYQVHDGQLDITGGSNHVTASWNRFAGHDKTMLIGSTNNPAADSGKLKVTVHHNHFDNALQRLPRVRFGQVHVYNNYYEVPDASAFVYALGVGVQSQIFAENNFFRLGRAVDPATLIYNWGGTSLTTRGNVLRVGGKVTPIDLVAAHNAVNDPDLGADAGWTPTLHTGVDPAESVRLSVSRHAGAGHAR, from the coding sequence ATGAAACGAGCCGTCGCGCTCACCGCCGTCCTGTCCCTGGCGGTCCTCGCCGCCCCACCCGCCTCGGCCACGCCGGCCCCCCGCCTCGCGCCGCCCGCCTCGTACCCCGGTCCCGACCTCGGCCGCCGGACCCTCCCCGCGAACGACGGCTGGGCGGCCGAAGGCCCCGGCACCACCGGCGGCGCGGCCGCTCCGGCCGCCAACGTGCACACCGTGTCCACCCGGACCGGGCTGGCCGCCGCGCTCGCCGCTCCCTCGCCGAAGATCATCTATATCCGGGGGACCGTCGGCACCGACCGCACCTGCGCCGACTACACGACCGGCGGCTACACCCTGGACGCCTACCTGGCCGCCTACGACCCCGCGGTGTGGGGCAGGGACACCGAGCCCGCCGGCCCGCTGGAGGACGCGAGAGCCGCGTCGGCCGCGCGGCAGACCGCGAACATCAAGCTCAAGGTCGGCTCGGACACCACCATCGTCGGCCTGGGCAAGGACGCGACCATCCGCGGCGTCAACCTGCACGTGGACAAGGCCGACAACGTCATCATCCGGAACCTCACCTTCGAGGACACCGCCGACTGCTTCCCGCAGTGGGACCCGACCGACGGCGCCGAGGGCAACTGGAACTCCCTCTACGACAACATCTCGGTGACCGGCTCCACGCACGTGTGGGCCGACCACAACACCTTCACCGACGGCGACAACCCCGACTCGGGCCAGCCCCTGTACTTCGGCAGGCCGTACCAGGTCCACGACGGGCAGCTCGACATCACCGGCGGCTCCAACCACGTCACGGCCTCGTGGAACCGGTTCGCCGGCCACGACAAGACGATGCTGATCGGCTCGACCAACAACCCGGCGGCCGACTCGGGCAAGCTCAAGGTCACCGTCCACCACAACCACTTCGACAACGCGCTGCAGCGGCTCCCCCGCGTCCGCTTCGGCCAGGTGCACGTCTACAACAACTACTACGAGGTGCCGGACGCCTCGGCCTTCGTCTACGCGCTCGGCGTGGGCGTGCAGTCGCAGATCTTCGCCGAGAACAACTTCTTCCGCCTCGGCCGGGCGGTGGATCCGGCGACCCTGATCTACAACTGGGGCGGCACGTCCCTGACCACCCGGGGAAACGTGCTGCGGGTCGGCGGCAAGGTCACCCCGATCGACCTCGTCGCCGCCCACAACGCGGTCAATGACCCCGACCTCGGCGCGGACGCCGGGTGGACCCCCACCCTGCACACCGGGGTCGATCCCGCGGAGTCGGTGCGCCTGTCGGTGTCGCGGCACGCGGGAGCCGGTCACGCGCGCTAG